The Fictibacillus arsenicus genome contains a region encoding:
- a CDS encoding TrkH family potassium uptake protein → MALHVNKSRLHNPIKLNPPQFLALLFLFLIIAGACLLKLPIAHEESLRWIDALFIATSAATVTGLASVDPGSTFTLFGEIVILFLIQVGGLGVMSFASLVVIMMGRKISVKQRVLMQEALNQPSIGGVIRLVRNLFVFSISIQIIAVFFLSFRWVPEMGFGKGIYYSVFHVISAYNNAGFALWSDGLMGYVGDPMVNIVISLLFITGGIGFTVLVDLWVSRKWKDLSLHSKVMLLSTFAINIIAVLLVYLFEFNNPKTLGMLSGAEKLWAAYFQGVSPRTAGFNSIDMTAINPDTSLLMILLMFVGAGSTSTGGGIKLTTFVVILFTVSAFLKGKDDTVVMKRTIRNAVVYRALAITTISILFIFAALFVVTYVQKGDSFMIILFEVISAFGTVGLSMGLTPDLTIIGKIVICIVMVFGKLGPLTLAFSLAKQTRENIRYPDGEVFTG, encoded by the coding sequence GTGGCGCTGCATGTCAATAAATCCAGGTTGCATAATCCGATAAAATTGAACCCTCCTCAATTTTTAGCATTACTTTTTTTGTTCTTGATCATAGCAGGTGCTTGTTTATTAAAACTGCCAATAGCCCACGAGGAATCATTGCGCTGGATTGATGCGTTATTTATAGCAACTTCTGCGGCTACTGTAACCGGGCTGGCTTCAGTCGATCCGGGTTCGACGTTCACTCTATTCGGAGAGATCGTCATTTTATTTTTAATACAGGTTGGCGGACTTGGTGTGATGTCCTTTGCATCTCTCGTCGTAATCATGATGGGGAGAAAGATCTCCGTAAAACAAAGGGTTTTGATGCAAGAAGCGCTAAACCAGCCCTCAATCGGCGGAGTGATAAGGCTCGTTCGTAACTTATTCGTTTTTTCGATCAGTATTCAAATCATTGCGGTATTCTTTTTATCATTTAGATGGGTGCCTGAGATGGGCTTTGGTAAAGGGATATATTACAGTGTATTCCACGTCATTTCTGCTTACAATAATGCAGGCTTTGCGCTTTGGTCTGATGGATTGATGGGTTATGTCGGTGATCCGATGGTTAACATTGTAATCTCTCTGCTTTTTATTACAGGGGGAATCGGGTTCACCGTTCTTGTGGACCTCTGGGTAAGCCGGAAATGGAAAGACCTTTCGCTTCATTCAAAAGTAATGCTGCTGTCAACGTTTGCGATAAATATTATTGCTGTTCTGCTTGTCTATCTATTTGAATTTAATAATCCAAAAACATTAGGCATGTTATCCGGAGCTGAAAAGCTTTGGGCAGCATATTTTCAAGGAGTATCTCCTAGAACAGCAGGGTTTAACTCGATCGATATGACAGCGATTAATCCGGATACGTCCCTTTTAATGATCCTATTGATGTTTGTCGGTGCAGGAAGCACTTCAACAGGCGGGGGAATTAAGCTTACAACATTCGTAGTCATTCTGTTTACGGTTAGTGCGTTCTTAAAAGGAAAAGATGACACGGTTGTCATGAAACGAACGATTCGTAATGCAGTTGTATACCGTGCCTTAGCAATTACGACCATTTCAATTTTATTTATCTTTGCAGCATTGTTCGTAGTAACATACGTGCAAAAAGGCGATTCCTTTATGATCATTCTGTTTGAAGTGATCTCTGCATTCGGAACTGTTGGACTAAGTATGGGATTAACACCAGATCTGACCATTATCGGAAAAATTGTAATCTGTATCGTGATGGTCTTTGGGAAACTCGGTCCCTTAACACTAGCGTTTAGTCTTGCAAAACAAACAAGAGAAAATATTCGATATCCAGATGGTGAAGTATTCACCGGATAA
- a CDS encoding GerAB/ArcD/ProY family transporter — MQKIKEIFLVSPFLVFFLVHSEQIGVGVLGYQRVIAKFAGYDSWLSVIIAAIFVHILIWMIYYVLDNGGGDIVTIHKTLFGGMLGNIFNLALVLYFLLWSITVLRTYIEVVQVWMFPTLKTWTIAVVFLILTYYVVSAGFRTVAGVCFLGVVIPLGLILLLIYPLEYTHFSNLLPVFDERMKDYFTASKNMMLSYLGFETLLVFYPYIKNAKKSQKFAHHANIFSFMMYLLVTLFSFAFFSQEQLARNIWATLSMVKIVQVSFVERFDFVFVSMWCLVILPNIALAIWCSSRVAKLMLNIRQHVTLIVLLCIVLLACIFLDTRFKINMLNNYTNIIGFYLAISYIPFLFVMTFIKKKIKQKRTNNGQTSSST; from the coding sequence ATGCAAAAAATTAAAGAAATATTTCTTGTTTCTCCCTTTCTTGTCTTCTTTCTCGTGCATTCAGAACAAATAGGGGTAGGAGTACTAGGCTATCAGCGGGTCATTGCAAAATTCGCAGGTTATGATTCTTGGCTTTCCGTTATCATCGCGGCTATTTTCGTTCATATTCTGATTTGGATGATCTATTACGTACTTGATAATGGCGGAGGAGATATCGTCACAATACACAAAACATTGTTTGGCGGAATGCTGGGGAACATCTTTAACTTAGCTCTAGTTCTCTATTTTCTGTTATGGTCGATAACGGTTTTAAGAACATATATCGAGGTTGTACAAGTATGGATGTTTCCAACACTAAAAACGTGGACAATAGCAGTAGTTTTTCTTATCTTAACTTATTATGTGGTTTCTGCAGGATTCCGTACGGTTGCAGGCGTTTGTTTTTTAGGTGTTGTTATTCCTTTGGGACTAATACTCCTTTTAATTTATCCGCTTGAATACACCCACTTTTCAAATTTGCTGCCAGTTTTTGATGAGAGGATGAAAGACTATTTTACAGCTTCAAAAAATATGATGCTGAGTTATCTTGGGTTTGAAACATTACTGGTATTCTATCCTTATATAAAGAATGCAAAAAAATCACAAAAGTTTGCACACCATGCTAATATCTTTTCCTTTATGATGTATCTTTTAGTAACATTGTTTTCTTTTGCCTTTTTCAGTCAGGAGCAGCTTGCCCGAAATATTTGGGCAACACTTTCAATGGTTAAAATCGTACAAGTATCCTTCGTAGAACGTTTTGATTTTGTTTTCGTTTCCATGTGGTGTCTTGTCATCTTACCGAATATAGCCCTTGCCATATGGTGTTCCAGCCGTGTTGCGAAATTGATGCTGAACATCAGGCAGCACGTAACACTAATCGTTTTATTATGTATAGTCCTTTTAGCTTGTATCTTTTTAGATACTCGTTTCAAAATCAACATGCTCAACAATTATACGAACATCATTGGATTTTATCTTGCAATCAGTTATATACCTTTCTTATTTGTAATGACCTTTATTAAGAAAAAAATTAAACAGAAAAGGACGAATAACGGTCAAACGTCTTCGTCCACTTGA
- the hutP gene encoding hut operon transcriptional regulator HutP: MALSNEKLIGKMAILGVLDESYLSEIKKQGWKYCVGKAGSMDSQKVVAAIETAAKNEKVIQSGIYRETHSLYHAIMEAFHGVTRGQVQLGTVLRTVGLRFIVVRGNPYEKKEEGDWIAVALYGTIGAPVKGLEHEAIGLGINHI, from the coding sequence ATGGCATTATCTAATGAAAAACTTATCGGAAAAATGGCGATTTTAGGTGTACTGGATGAGAGCTATCTATCTGAGATTAAAAAACAGGGCTGGAAGTATTGCGTAGGCAAAGCCGGTTCTATGGACTCTCAGAAGGTAGTAGCAGCAATCGAGACAGCGGCCAAAAATGAAAAGGTTATTCAGAGCGGTATTTATAGGGAAACTCATTCTCTTTATCATGCCATTATGGAAGCCTTTCATGGTGTGACAAGAGGCCAGGTTCAGCTCGGAACGGTACTTCGGACAGTAGGTCTGCGTTTTATCGTTGTCCGTGGGAACCCTTATGAGAAGAAAGAAGAAGGTGACTGGATTGCAGTCGCGCTATATGGAACGATCGGTGCGCCAGTAAAAGGGCTGGAGCATGAGGCGATCGGACTTGGAATCAATCATATTTAA